From the genome of Spinacia oleracea cultivar Varoflay chromosome 2, BTI_SOV_V1, whole genome shotgun sequence, one region includes:
- the LOC130467495 gene encoding uncharacterized protein, whose translation MALIGNDADNNELNDGNGNRGPEMTLEEIRARLDELRNDPIFGDAQVENNNNNQMEFLKLMMMEIIQGNRQKTRTEEEECSNMFKKFASHKPPTYDGKPDPTEFEEWLSDMEKLFDATQCPDKNKVNFAVCYLKGQADLWWKSAKGMQNDPEFGWGKLKIAMRNQFYPQSLQLQMKSDFVHLKQRQMSVLEYAVKFNELSRFAPDMVSTDRQKMNRFEGGLNLDLRERLSSYLSNSYQELYDRAINVERMMKLREEIIGNAKRKGNTHGGNSSHGSYKKPNVGNYGGNNQHSNRPQVCNKCGKRGHIERNCRVGTGQCYRCGSKEHQVKDCPRPAPQYPNDNRNGENGPNHGNGGNGNFNRYPPRKPPQNGRVFVMQKDEVDGNNDVITGTFLIHSNPAYVLFDSGATHSFISSSFAKRLKLKPCSEFSSMSVTIPSGKSLACDVMYKDCPITIGRCEFPSNLVQFELTDFDVILGMDWLSKYHGDISYLHHRVTLRGLDGKKVSYRNRVGKPKVKVISTMKALKLLKTGCYGYLCNVLESKEPNLFDIPVVCDYPDVFPEEIPGMPPQREIDFNIDLIPGSAPVSKAPYRMAPAELQELKKQLDELLEKGYIRPSVSPWGAPVLFVRKKDGSLRLCIDYRELNKITIKNRYPLPRIDDLFDQLRGATTFSKIDLRSGYHQLRIKPEDIHITAFRTRYGHYEFVVMPFGLTNAPAVFMDLMNRVFKPYLDQFVVVFIDDILIYSKSPKEHEEHLRKVLEVLRENQLYAKLQKCEFWLKEVAFLGHIICAEGVSVDPQKVKAIVEWPRPTNVPEVRSFMGLAGYYRRFVQDFSRITQPITRLVKKTTKF comes from the coding sequence ATGGCTTTAATCGGAAATGACGCCGATAACAATGAACTCAATGACGGTAATGGAAACCGTGGACCTGAAATGACTCTTGAAGAAATAAGGGCAAGGCTTGATGAACTAAGGAACGATCCCATCTTTGGAGACGCCCAAGtcgaaaataataacaataatcaaatggaatttttaaaattaatgatgatgGAAATTATACAAGGGAATCGCCAAAAGACAAGAACTGAAGAAGAAGAATGCTCCAACATGTTCAAGAAGTTTGCCTCCCATAAGCCACCTACTTATGATGGAAAACCGGACCCAACGGAGTTTGAGGAATGGCTTAGCGATATGGAGAAGTTGTTCGACGCTACTCAATGTCCGGATAAGAATAAGGTGAACTTTGCCGTATGTTATCTAAAAGGGCAAGCCGATCTTTGGTGGAAGAGCGCAAAAGGAATGCAAAATGATCCTGAATTTGGTTGGGGTAAGCTCAAGATAGCCATGCGAAACCAATTTTACCCACAATCTCTGCAATTGCAAATGAAATCGGATTTCGTCCATCTTAAGCAACGACAAATGTCAGTCTTGGAGTATGCGGTGAAATTCAACGAGCTTTCCCGTTTTGCCCCAGATATGGTCTCCACCGATAGGCAAAAGATGAACCGCTTTGAAGGTGGATTAAACCTCGATCTCCGCGAGCGCCTATCTTCTTACCTGAGCAACTCTTATCAAGAGTTGTATGATAGAGCTATCAACGTGGAGAGAATGATGAAACTGCGAGAAGAAATAATTGGAAAtgcaaagagaaaaggaaacACTCATGGAGGAAATTCAAGCCATGGGTCCTACAAGAAACCAAATGTTGGGAACTATGGAGGAAATAATCAACACTCTAACAGGCCTCAAGTGTGCAACAAATGCGGGAAACGTGGTCATATTGAAAGGAATTGTCGAGTTGGTACTGGACAATGCTACAGATGTGGGAGCAAGGAACACCAAGTTAAGGATTGCCCCCGACCAGCACCCCAATACCCAAACGACAACAGGAATGGAGAAAATGGCCCCAATCACGGAAACGGTGGTAATGGAAACTTCAACCGTTATCCTCCGCGCAAACCTCCGCAAAATGGAAGGGTGTTTGTGATGCAGAAAGATGAAGTTGATGGAAATAATGATGTCATTACTGGTACTTTCCTTATCCATTCTAATCCCGCCTATGTTCTTTTTGATTCGGGAGCTACACATTCATTTATTTCTTCATCATTTGCTAAACGCCTAAAATTGAAACCATGTTCTGAATTTTCTAGCATGTCTGTGACCATACCTTCGGGAAAATCTTTGGCTTGTGATGTCATGTATAAGGATTGTCCAATCACTATAGGAAGATGTGAATTCCCGAGTAACCTAGTCCAATTCGAACTAACTGACtttgatgtgattttgggaatggattggttgtcAAAGTATCATGGTGACATAAGTTACCTTCACCATAGAGTAACCCTTAGAGGGTTAGATGGGAAAAAGGTGTCATACCGAAATAGGGTAGGTAAACCAAAAGTTAAGGTAATCTCTACCATGAAAGCCCTGAAGCTACTTAAAACAGGTTGTTATGGATATCTTTGCAATGTCTTGGAGAGTAAAGAACCGAACTTGTTTGACATACCCGTAGTATGTGATTACCCTGACGTATTCCCAGAAGAAATACCTGGCATGCCCCCACAAAGAGAAATAGATTTTAACATTGACCTAATTCCAGGATCTGCCCCTGTCTCTAAAGCACCTTATAGAATGGCACCCGCAGAATTACAAGagttaaagaaacaattagatgaacTGTTGGAAAAAGGGTatattcgacctagtgtttcaccttggggagcaccCGTCTTGTTTGTaaggaaaaaggatggaagtttgaggctATGTATTGACTATCGAGAGTTAAATAAGATCACCATCAAGAATCGATATCCCTTACCtcgtattgatgatttgttcgACCAACTTCGAGGAGCAACCACTTTTTCAAAGATAGATTTGAGATCGGGATATCACCAACTTCGAATAAAACCCGAAGACATTCATATAACCGCCTTTAGAACCCGATATGGACATTATGAGTTTGTAGTCATGCCTTTTGGATTAACTAATGCCCCTGCTGTCTTCATGGACCTAATGAACCGAGTTTTCAAACCTTACCTGGACCAATTTGTCGTAGTCTTCATTGATGACATCTTGATATACTCCAAAAGTCCAAAGGAACACGAAGAACACTTGAGAAAAGTCCTTGAAGTTTTAAGAGAGAATCAATTATATGCCAAGTTACAAAAGTGTGAATTTTGGTTAAAAGAGGTAGCGTTCTTAGGTCATATCATATGTGCTGAAGGAGTTTCGGTGGACCCTCAAAAAGTAAAAGCAATTGTTGAGTGGCCTAGACCTACAAATGTTCCCGAAGTaaggagttttatgggtttagctggttATTATAGAAGGTTCGTACAAGACTTCTCGAGAATAACTCAACCAATCACCCGACTTGTGAAGAAAACCACTAAGTTTTAG